One Peromyscus leucopus breed LL Stock chromosome 4, UCI_PerLeu_2.1, whole genome shotgun sequence genomic region harbors:
- the Psd4 gene encoding PH and SEC7 domain-containing protein 4: MMGDNRPSDHLRPMEFLNIRLEDNLQPCPGTRPNEIRGPPGPSEPCQEGSWPFDPPESTRADAHHGGCGVEPAHLGNYSFQGEAKQTPASLQPAGDHCSLGSPRQNQSSSTQVVFWAGILQAQMCVLDLEEELEKTERLEAELRCCIPPPSKDFLGDVGLSPSLPKEDEDSGDDSSEPEEENQTWPRGHLPGSSPEWGAEEDSIFFDNPLFLESPGSDTSTEGECFSWGYPDSHPDMKRHSPQALDSPLPEGTGLWRPGSELDLGSNTGGHSGCATPPFPVPSYKLHPCLALGSTDGAPTVPPDQEGETFLEDALSPGSPKAPSVDHELIQESDNFGFDLSSATTHPVQPWLSQTPQSLSDLTPPTHEVLQTEDPSWPQEPLISQNGGERDAGCFQEPMPCTSAPWGSQASSLEPSCPESQDRGSGPRSSQVSSQEGSPQVELHSPKWPQDASHPLLLEKDESELSSLKKEETEEAPNLRQEAECADPARTEEASATWHRVRLTSAEGLPESPTPQAQSPEEGWRPSSRDKMANNIGNDKGAWDLALRLYHLNGFRKSEVAAHLRKNNDFSRAVAEAYLSFFQFEGQSLDRALRGFLQALVLSGETQERERILYQFSKRFHYCNPGAFPSVDSIHTLTCAIMLLNTDLHGQNIGKSMSCQEFITNLNGLQDGKNFPKELLKALYWSIRSEKLEWAVDEEDAARPEKDQPSPSAGKISSPFLQMAQDPTVPTYKQGILARKMHHDADGKKTPWGKRGWKMFHTLLKGMVLYFLKGEGHWQDGQSLVGHLVDEPVGVHHSLASPATHYTKKPHVFQLRTADWRLYLFQAPTAKEMASWIARINLAAATHSAPPFPAAVGSQRRFVRPILPMNPAQSSLEEQHRSHENCLDAASDDLLDLQRNLPDRRGRSRELEEYRLRKEYLEHEKTRYETYVQLLVSRLHFPLADLALWEDQVGKETEGPRELKPSLKKSHSSPSLHQDEAPTTAKVKRNISERRTYRKIIPKRNRNPL, translated from the exons ATGATGGGTGACAATAGACCCTCAGACCATCTTAGGCCCATGGAATTTCTCAACATCCGCCTGGAAGACAACCTACAGCCCTGCCCGGGGACACGTCCAAATGAAATACGTGGTCCTCCAGGCCCTTCTGAGCCTTGCCAAGAAGGCTCCTGGCCCTTTGACCCGCCTGAATCCACCAGGGCTGATGCTCATCATGGTGGCTGTGGTGTGGAGCCCGCTCACCTGGGAAACTACTCTTTCCAGGGGGAGGCCAAGCAGACTCCAGCATCACTGCAGCCAGCGGGGGACCACTGCTCTCTGGGGAGTCCGCGGCAGAACCAGAGCTCATCCACCCAGGTGGTGTTCTGGGCTGGCATCCTGCAGGCCCAGATGTGTGTCCTggacctggaggaggagctggagaaaacgGAGAGACTCGAGGCAGAACTTAGGTGCTGCATCCCCCCACCCTCTAAGGACTTCCTTGGTGATGTGGGCCTGAGCCCCAGCCTGCCCAAGGAGGATGAAGACTCTGGAGATGACAGCAGTGAGCCTGAGGAGGAAAACCAGACCTGGCCTCGGGGACACCTGCCAGGCTCCTCCCCAGAGTGGggtgctgaggaggacagcatcTTCTTTGACAATCCACTCTTCCTGGAGAGCCCTGGCTCAGATACCAGTACTGAAGGAGAATGCTTTTCCTGGGGGTACCCAGATTCCCACCCAGATATGAAGCGCCATAGCCCTCAAGCCCTAGATTCTCCACTCCCAGAAGGCACAGGGCTCTGGAGACCAGGAAGTGAGCTGGATTTGGGGAGCAACACTGGTGGTCACAGTGGGTGTGCCACCCCTCCATTCCCTGTGCCCTCCTATAAGCTTCACCCCTGCTTGGCCTTAGGGTCCACTGACGGGGCTCCCACAGTACCTCCTGATCAGGAGGGGGAG ACTTTCCTGGAAGATGCTCTTAGCCCTGGCTCACCTAAGGCACCCTCTGTGGACCATGAGTTGATCCAGGAATCAGATAACTTCGGATTTGACCTGAGTTCTGCCACCACACATCCTGTGCAGCCTTGG CTCTCCCAGACCCCCCAGAGCCTCTCTGACCTGACTCCACCCACACATGAGGTCCTGCAGACAGAAGATCCTTCCTGGCCCCAGGAGCCTCTTATCTCCCAGAATGGAG GTGAGAGGGATGCTGGCTGTTTCCAGGAGCCCATGCCCTGCACCTCGGCCCCCTGGGGGAGCCAAGCCTCTTCGCTGGAGCCCAGCTGCCCAGAATCCCAGGACAGAGGCTCTGGCCCCAGGTCCAGCCAGGTGTCTTCCCAAGAGGGCAGTCCACAAGTCGAGCTCCACAGCCCCAAGTGGCCACAAGATGCCTCACACCCTTTGCTCCTGGAGAAGGATGAATCAGAGTTAAGTtctctgaagaaagaagagacagaggaagcccCAAACCTAAGACAGGAGGCAGAGTGTGCAGATCCAGCCAGGACTGAGGAAGCTTCAGCTACCTGGCACCGTGTTCGCTTGACTTCTGCAGAAGG GCTTCCAGAGAGCCCCACACCCCAAGCTCAATCTCCAGAGGAAGGCTGGAGGCCATCAtctagagacaagatggctaataACATCGGAAATGACAAGGGGGCCTGGGACCTAGCCTTGCGCCTCTATCACCTGAATGGTTTCCGGAAGTCTGAAGTGGCTGCCCACCTACGCAAGAA CAATGACTTCAGCAGGGCTGTGGCTGAGGCGTACTTGTCCTTCTTCCAGTTCGAAGGCCAGAGCCTGGACCGAGCCCTCCG GGGGTTCCTCCAGGCCCTGGTGCTCAGTGGAGAGACTCAGGAGCGGGAACGAATTCTCTACCAGTTTTCCAAACGCTTCCATTACTGCAATCCTGGGGCCTTCCCCTCAGTAG ATTCTATACACACCTTGACCTGCGCGATTATGCTCCTTAACACAGACCTGCATGGCCAG AATATTGGAAAGAGCATGAGCTGCCAGGAATTCATAACCAACCTGAATGGACTACAGGATGGCAAGAACTTCCCCAAGGAGCTGCTAAAG GCCCTCTACTGGTCGATCCGGAGTGAGAAGCTCGAGTGGGCTGT AGATGAAGAGGATGCAGCCAGACCTGAGAAGGACCAGCCCTCTCCCTCAGCTGGCAAGATAAGCAGTCCCTTCCTCCAGATGGCTCAGGACCCCACAGTGCCCACCTATAAGCAGGGCATCCTGGCTCGGAAGATGCACCACGATGCTGATGGCAAGAAGA CGCCATGGGGCAAGCGAGGCTGGAAGATGTTCCACACCTTACTGAAAGGGATGGTTCTCTACTTCCTGAAG GGAGAGGGCCACTGGCAGGATGGCCAGAGTTTGGTGGGACATCTCGTGGATGAGCCCGTGGGGGTGCACCACTCGCTAGCAAGCCCAGCCACCCACTATACCAAGAAGCCCCATGTCTTCCAGCTTCGGACTGCAGACTGGCGTCTCTACCTCTTCCAGGCACC TACTGCCAAGGAAATGGCCTCCTGGATTGCACGCATCAACCTGGCAGCCGCCACACACTCCGCACCCCCCTTTCCAGCCGCAGTGGGCTCCCAGCGTAGATTCGTGAGGCCCATCCTGCCCATGAACCCGGCCCAGAGCTCCCTG GAGGAGCAGCATCGATCCCACGAGAACTGCCTGGATGCTGCCTCCGATGACCTGTTGGATTTGCAGAGGAACCTGCCCGATCGACGCGGCCGCAGCCGCGAGCTGGAGGAGTACCGCTTGCGGAAGGAGTATCTGGagcatgag AAAACTCGGTACGAGACATACGTGCAGCTTCTGGTGTCCCGCCTACACTTTCCTCTGGCGGACCTGGCTCTGTGGGAAGATCAAGTTGGGAAGGAAACTGAAGGCCCTCGGGAGCTGAAGCCCAGCCTGAAGAAGTCCCACTCCAGCCCATCGCTGCACCAGGATGAGGCCCCCACCACGGCCAAGGTGAAACGCAACATCTCAGAGCGCAGAACATACCGCAAGATCATTCCCAAGAGAAACCGCAATCCGTTGTGA